From the Hordeum vulgare subsp. vulgare chromosome 1H, MorexV3_pseudomolecules_assembly, whole genome shotgun sequence genome, the window ataCTTATGACTAAATGCATGATTTGATGATGTATCATGGTTGCATGAGAAGGAAAAATAGATAATGGcttgcaactatttaagaatagaagattaCGCCCGGCAACTTATAATTTCCCCTCTAAATTAACATGGCTGAATTAGCATTAATACAGAGCACATAAGTTGGAATGCCGCGTCAAATCGAGCAAAATGTCGGCAATGCCATTCGATTCTCTGGCTGAGCAACTTGACGTGTGCTGCTCCACACCATTGTCCTAAGAAAGGAAAAGATGAAGTAAAACAAATGCCCGTGTTACCTTATGAAGTAGTGCCTCTATCTTATGGTCCATCCTTTGTATGTTGAGTTTTTGCATGCGATCAATTTATGCTTTAATCATAATATATCCATTATCCATTCCCGATTTGATCAGTCTTTTGGATGTAGCCCATGAGTCATTGTTATTTTTGTAGCTTTTCCTCTTGGTAAACGTTTCCAGCCGGCTGAACGCTTCAGCCGGTCTCGTCCACTGGCTCGCGGCTACAACGAATCAAATCGGAAGGCCCACCACGTTATCTTTTTCCTCATCCCCGCGTCCTTCTCATTCCTTTTTTCCAACCTCCCGGTTGTCATGGGAAATCCTATCCCACGATCTCCTCCAGTGAGCCCCCGTCTTCTTGTCCGGAGAGGACCCTCGAACCCTACCACCGAACCTGTGTCCTCccctcgatttcccctctctcaaCTACTCCATGGTGACAGGAGCTGCAACGGACATGGCCGGCGAAGTTGCATCCATGGCCAAAGGCGTAATTTACTACATGCTTCAACCGGCTTCGAAATTTGCTACAAACGGCACCGCATTTTGCTATCATCGGTGTCGCATTTTGCTACATCGCACATGACGACGCGATTTTTGCTACAGTCGGTGTttcattttgctacaaccggcataatattttgctacatccatcacAGCTGAGTTGCGACCCGTGACGGCGGAACCATGCTCgcgtttgttgcaaccgttgacagaaaaagcttgaacggtatatgaaaaatgtttcaacagaaaaagcttcaacggtATTTTGCTATATGCATCATGGTGGAGCTGGGACCGACGGCGAGGGGGGGGCGACCAGGGATGACCGGCGGTGAGAAAAAATGAGGAGGCGAGGCATGGGGTGCGGCGTGTGCGGGGGCAGCGCCCTCCTTTTTCTCTGTTTCTTCCGTGTGGGAGGTTGAAGATGGGATGCAGAATAGGAGGGAGGAGATCTGACGGCTATGTGCGTGCAAATCGGATGGTTGTGGGCCGACCTACCGAAATGCTGGGGCCAGCGCGCCGGCGCAGAGTACTGCCCTTTGCTCTTTATACTTTCCCTTGATATTCCATTGTACATTTGTCGGACTAATTTCACTCTTTCACGTACCAGGTTGCTTGTTACATATTAAATGTTCATGATTGACCGACTTCATCATCTGACAATGACGATACAGATAGTGATTCTGAATACAATGTGGCTAGACGACTTTGGAATTCTCATGTTTGAGTGAATTCGATTGTATAGTTGTGTAAGCTAGTTTTGTTGTACCATTTCAATTTTTATGGTTTTGGACACCAACTTTTCATGTTGTTGTAATTCACCATGAAATGTTCAATGAGAACTTATAAACTTCAAATGTTCTGCTCCGACACCGCGTGAACAAAGCACTAGCAACAATAGCGACGGTTGATACGGGCAAGTGCTCATGTGCCTAGACGGTTTTATATTTTTCATGTTTTGTCGAGTCTTGTAATGCTTTATCAAGTCTTGTTATACCGTTTTGATTTCTGGTAATTTACAAGATGTATATTGATATGTAAAGTCGCAAACATCATTGCCATAATTATACCAGCGCAGCTTGTAAGTTAGGACCCTACATTGAACATAGActtcaaaaaatgatataaagcaaAAGTTGTCATAACTTCACATTCATAGAAAGTTGCACCTCACAACTATTGACCGTGGAAGGGTTTGACCAGATAGTGGTATctactactcccttcgtcccaaaataactgtctcgactttgtattagctctaggataaaattgtactaagcttaagacatttattttgggacggaggaagtatcagCTACGAACACATGGAATCACAACCATCCTTGAAAACCGATGAGAAGTGATCAACTTTTGAAGACAAACCTGCGCATGGTACTCTCTCCCGTTCTGATGCTACTTCTTATCCTTCGATGGACCCTTGGAAATCATGGACAAACACTTCTCATCGAAGATGGCGTAGTACTTCTTCAGTTCAACCATGGCATTCTCTCCAAAATAATCGATGATCTTGTCCTCATATTTCTTGTACAAAACAAACACGATGTAATGCACCATGAAGACTGCAGACAAGAAGCCATAATCAGTGAAACCATGCTAGGTAAGCTTATTGCACGTAAGTTACAAACTATAGCAAGAAACCATATTTACCTATGTAGAACAAAGTTGGGAAATTGCAGCAGCTGTCGAGGATCCACGAACCTGCAATCACCTGAGAACAAATAGTAACATAATAAGTGACGGGTCATATAAACAAGGAAATAAACAGCAAGGCTTAAGAAAACAAAATCATGCAATCAAACATCatacaataaggaattccttttgTCACGGCCTTGACCAATCGCCCTCAAGCTAACGAAGCCCCTGTTGACCTCAGCAAGAACATTGACAGTCCGGTCCTCAGGTATCTTCACCTCTGGAATATGAGGAGGGAACCTGCAAATAATTGCAAACAATTGTTTACAGCCACAAACCAGACCCATTGTTAAAACTAGGACCGTGTTAGGATCATTGTTCTTACATAGAGTTCATCCATACATGAAACTGAAATTTAGGTTGGATTGACGAGGCATTGTCATCTTATAATTGAATCTGGTTACAACTAAGAACTAAATTAGAAGATGCTCACTTGTTGATGAACATGGGGCAtttgccaccccccccccccctgaaaTTTAGGTTGGATTGACGAGGCATTGTCATCTTATAATTGAATTTGGTTACAACTAAGAACTAAATTAGAAGATGCTCACTTGTTGATGAACAGGGGgcatttgcccccccccccccccccccaagagacacacacacataagAGTTGACGACATTTCGTGATTTTGTCCAATCCATCTTATCTAAACGTCCGCTCACAACTTACCAAGACACACGCACACGGGAGCAAAGTGTTTCGTCCATACTTTTTTCAAATATGGCACAAGCCTGAAATTGTTGTCACTTGAGGACAACGCCGGCACGCCCATGCATGAAGTGCTCGGCGATATTATTACGAGTTGGTGTGATTGTATTTATACATTGTTTTCACGGAAGCAAATTCCCTTTTCTTAGGGAGCAAATTTCCATTTCTCTTGGACATAATGTATGGCTACAATGGAAATCAATTCATTTTTGAGTGAAAGCAAAAATATATATAGTTTTGCTGAAGCAAAATTAAGTTGCAGTGGAAACGAATGAATGAGTCGATAGAAATAAATTGTTGCTTGGTTGGGAGCAAAATCATAATTTATAATCACACGTTTTTCATCAAGTGAAAAACAAATTTGGTCGTACGCACTTGAAGCATATTATTGAGTTGTTGGAAGCAAATATGCGTTGGCCAAAACTAGAATATCTGAAATATATAGAGAGCTAAATGAAGTGAACAAAACGATTGCAAACTACTGTAATTGTGCGGAGCCTAATTATTGAGTCGATGGAGGCAAATCCTGCGTTGATGGAAGCAAACTAATTGCGCGGAGCCTAATTAGGAACCGAATGATTTGTTTGAAACTACTAGTAGCAGCAATATACAGAAACCAACTACCACCGGGCGCATATCCATCCCGTAAAAACAGAGATCGGACGGTGGGTGTAAATCCGATCGGATGTCTGATTCCGGAGAGGAGTCaaggaaattatagatatgaacggaaccgaaaagaaaacgagaggtAGAACCGCCAGACGCGTGTGATCTGCGGTTTCTGTTTGCCTCCGTTGGCATGGACGACGTCGCTCGCGTTGCGCCGTCGAGGAGGCGGAAGAAGACGAGGGCGGCCGGCCCCGCCGCCGCAACCGCCGGCAACGACACGCTCCCGGCCGGAGGACGTGGTCATCGAGATCCTCGCGCGCGTGGACGACGCCGCCGCCCTCTTCCGTTGCGCCGTGGCGTGCAAGCCATGGCTGGGCCTCGTGGCTGACCAGCCCTTCCTCCTCCGCCGCTGGCCGGACACGCCCTCCCTCGTCGGCTTCTTCGCTCAGCAGCGGCGCTACACGTCTCGGGTCGTCTCCGCGGTTCCTCTTGCCGGTCCCCGTTCGCCGGCGTTCGTACCTGCGCCGCTATCGCCGCTCGGCCCCAACCGCCGCTCCCTCGGCTCcttcgtctccggcgccggcatGCTTGACGACGCGGTGCCACTCACGTCGCACCATGGCCTCCTCCTCGTGCGCCTCGCAACGCGCGGCGGCGCCCCGGCCGTCGGCACGAGCCAAACCCTCGTCCACCTAGCCTAGCCGTCTGCAACCTGCTTGTCGGCACTTGCGACGCGCTACCCCCGCTGGAATCCAACGCC encodes:
- the LOC123401631 gene encoding reticulon-like protein B1, which produces MFINKFPPHIPEVKIPEDRTVNVLAEVNRGFVSLRAIGQGRDKRNSLLYDVIAGSWILDSCCNFPTLFYIVFMVHYIVFVLYKKYEDKIIDYFGENAMVELKKYYAIFDEKCLSMISKGPSKDKK